A window from Primulina eburnea isolate SZY01 chromosome 2, ASM2296580v1, whole genome shotgun sequence encodes these proteins:
- the LOC140823618 gene encoding uncharacterized protein: MANLAILVFCLLILSFCPQILPARNANHLFSKRAPRFLGKFSRPTKNNGILGAPRYQYETRYFDQILDHFSFSELPNFRQRYLINTEHWTGPDRMGPIFLYCGNEGDIEWFAANTGLVWELAPRFGAMVIFPEHRYYGESMPYGNREEAYKNASTLSLLTTEQALADFAVLITELKRNLSAQACPVVLFGGSYGGMLAAWMRLKYPHIAIGALASSAPVLQFEDVVPPETFYDIVSNDFRRESVSCVNTIKTSWDLIEKEAQRNNGLSHLTETFRFCRKLDSADDLSDWLSSAYSYLAMADYPYPADFLMPMPGNPIKEVCNKIDNCSNKTNVLECIFEGVSVYYNYTGSVECFDLDDDPHGMDGWNWQACTEMIMPVSSSVNSSMFPAYDYDYSSDEKFCLENYHVKPRPTWITTEFGGHGFKKALKAFGSNIIFSNGLLDPWSGGSVLEDVSDTIVALVTEKGAHHLDLRPATADDPDWLVEQREAEVDLIRDWLDEYYEKSKALYDV; this comes from the exons ATGGCGAACCTTGCCATTCTCGTATTCTGCCTTCTCATACTCTCCTTCTGCCCACAAATACTCCCCGCCCGGAACGCCAACCACCTCTTCTCCAAGCGTGCCCCGCGATTTCTGGGCAAATTTTCTCGCCCCACCAAGAATAACGGGATTCTCGGAGCTCCACGGTACCAGTACGAGACTCGATACTTCGATCAGATTCTTGATCACTTCAGCTTTTCTGAGCTCCCAAATTTTCGTCAACGTTACCTCATCAACACCGAGCACTGGACGGGCCCTGACCGAATGGGACCGATCTTCCTGTATTGCGGGAACGAAGGTGACATTGAGTGGTTCGCCGCTAATACCGGCCTCGTTTGGGAGCTTGCTCCTCGTTTCGGCGCCATGGTTATCTTCCCtgaa CATAGGTACTATGGGGAGTCGATGCCGTACGGAAACCGAGAGGAGGCATATAAGAATGCTAGCACATTATCACTTTTAACAACTGAGCAAGCTCTTGCTGATTTTgctgtattgattactgagctGAAAAGAAACTTGTCTGCCCAGGCTTGCCCTGTTGTGCTTTTTGGTGGATCATATGGCGGAA TGCTGGCAGCTTGGATGAGGCTCAAATACCCACACATTGCGATTGGGGCCCTTGCTTCCTCAGCACCAGTTCTTCAGTTCGAGGATGTTGTGCCTCCGGAGACATTTTATGACATTGTCTCTAATGATTTTAGA CGGGAAAGTGTTAGCTGCGTTAATACTATAAAAACATCTTGGGATTTAATAGAAAAAGAGGCGCAGAGAAACAATGGGCTTTCCCATTTGACAGAAACCTTCCGTTTTTGCCG GAAACTAGACAGTGCTGATGATCTCTCTGACTGGTTGTCATCTGCATATAGTTACTTGGCTATGGCTGATTACCCCTATCCTGCTGATTTTCTCATGCCAATGCCAGGAAATCCAATAAAGGAG GTATGTAATAAGATCGACAATTGCTCCAATAAGACCAATGTCTTAGAGTGTATCTTTGAAGGAGTTAGTGTGTATTACAATTATACTGGATCAGTTGAATGCTTTGATCTGGATGATGATCCTCATGGTATGGATGGATGGAATTGGCAG GCATGCACTGAGATGATCATGCCAGTCTCCAGTAGCGTGAATTCTAGCATGTTTCCAGCGTATGATTATGATTATAGTTCAGATGAAAAATTTTGCTTGGAAAATTATCATGTCAAGCCCAGACCAACTTGGATAACTACGGAATTCGGTGGACAT GGATTTAAGAAAGCTTTGAAAGCTTTTGGAAGTAACATCATCTTCTCAAACGGGTTGTTGGATCCCTGGAGTGGAGGCAG TGTACTGGAGGATGTATCTGATACCATTGTCGCCCTTGTTACTGAAAAAG GTGCCCATCACTTGGATTTGCGTCCGGCGACTGCTGATGATCCTGATTGGCTGGTGGAACAAAGGGAAGCTGAGGTCGATTTGATCCGAGATTGGCTGGACGAATACTATGAGAAAAGTAAGGCCTTATACGACGTCTAA
- the LOC140823616 gene encoding receptor-like protein 44, producing MGFAGQLLALALLALAAADPNDELCLNRLSESLEDPFKNLQNWTRTVFANPCQGFTSFLQGATCNNGRIYKLSLPNLSLRGTISPYLSNCTNLQALDLSSNSIAGPIPTDLQYLVNLAVLNLSSNSLSGEIPQQLALCAYLNVIDLHDNQLSGPIPQQLGQLMRLSVFDVSNNGLSGIIPASLGNRSGNLPRFNASSYEGNKDLYGYPLPPMKNKGLSILAIVGIGLGSGFISLVLSFTAVCIWLRVSEQKLANEEGKNSQFMPDY from the coding sequence ATGGGTTTTGCGGGCCAGCTGCTGGCTCTGGCCTTGCTAGCTCTCGCCGCTGCGGATCCGAACGACGAGCTGTGCCTGAACCGTCTTAGCGAGTCGTTGGAGGACCCGTTCAAGAACCTGCAGAACTGGACTCGAACTGTTTTCGCCAACCCATGTCAGGGTTTCACCTCGTTCCTACAGGGAGCCACCTGCAACAATGGCCGAATCTACAAACTCTCCCTCCCTAATCTCTCGCTTAGAGGCACCATTTCTCCTTACCTCTCGAATTGCACCAATTTGCAAGCCCTCGATCTCTCCTCCAACTCCATCGCCGGTCCGATCCCCACGGATCTCCAGTATCTAGTCAACTTAGCTGTTCTTAATCTCTCCTCCAACAGCCTCTCCGGCGAAATCCCCCAGCAATTGGCGCTTTGTGCTTACCTGAACGTCATCGATCTCCACGACAATCAACTATCGGGCCCGATTCCGCAGCAGCTGGGGCAACTCATGAGGCTCTCGGTTTTCGATGTGTCGAACAACGGGCTATCCGGGATCATACCCGCTTCATTAGGTAATCGAAGCGGGAACCTGCCGCGATTCAATGCAAGCTCGTACGAAGGTAACAAGGATCTCTACGGCTACCCACTACCCCCGATGAAGAACAAAGGGCTTTCGATTCTAGCGATCGTAGGGATCGGGCTGGGTAGTGGGTTCATCAGTCTGGTCCTGAGTTTCACTGCTGTTTGCATTTGGTTGAGGGTTTCGGAACAGAAATTGGCCAATGAAGAAGGCAAAAACAGTCAATTCATGCCTGATTACTGA